A single Thermoanaerobaculia bacterium DNA region contains:
- the rplK gene encoding 50S ribosomal protein L11, with amino-acid sequence MAKKVTGYVKLQIPAGKATPAPPVGPALGQAGVNIMDFCKTFNARTQAQEGLIIPVVITVYSDRSYTFITKTPPAAILLMKAAGIPKGSGVPNRNKVGKVSKQQVEEIAKSKLPDLNAGTIEAAVRIIEGTARSMGIEVQG; translated from the coding sequence ATGGCGAAGAAAGTTACCGGGTACGTCAAGTTGCAGATTCCGGCGGGCAAGGCGACGCCGGCTCCCCCTGTGGGCCCGGCGCTCGGACAGGCCGGCGTGAACATCATGGACTTCTGCAAGACGTTCAACGCCCGAACCCAGGCCCAGGAAGGTCTGATCATTCCGGTGGTGATCACGGTCTATTCCGACCGCAGCTACACTTTCATCACCAAGACGCCGCCTGCGGCGATTCTCCTGATGAAGGCGGCGGGCATCCCGAAGGGATCCGGCGTGCCGAACCGCAACAAGGTCGGAAAGGTCTCGAAACAGCAGGTCGAGGAGATCGCGAAGTCGAAGCTGCCCGATCTCAACGCCGGCACCATCGAAGCCGCCGTCCGCATCATCGAGGGCACCGCCCGCTCCATGGGCATCGAAGTCCAGGGCTGA
- the rplL gene encoding 50S ribosomal protein L7/L12 yields MAIQVEEFIQKIDGMSVLELNNLVKALEEHYGVSAAAAAAPAAAAGGGAAAAAPAEEQTEFEVVLTSAGDKKINVIKVVREVTSLGLKEAKDLVEGAPQKIKEGVSKTEAESIKKKFEEQGAQVQIK; encoded by the coding sequence ATGGCTATCCAGGTCGAAGAGTTCATCCAGAAGATCGACGGCATGTCTGTGCTCGAGTTGAACAACCTCGTCAAGGCGCTCGAAGAGCACTACGGCGTGTCGGCGGCCGCGGCTGCGGCTCCGGCGGCGGCGGCGGGCGGCGGCGCGGCTGCGGCGGCTCCGGCCGAAGAGCAGACCGAGTTCGAGGTCGTTCTGACCAGCGCGGGTGACAAGAAGATCAACGTCATCAAGGTGGTTCGCGAAGTCACCAGCCTCGGCCTGAAGGAGGCGAAGGACCTCGTCGAGGGCGCCCCCCAGAAGATCAAGGAAGGCGTCTCGAAGACCGAAGCCGAATCGATCAAGAAGAAGTTCGAAGAGCAGGGGGCTCAGGTCCAGATCAAGTAA
- the secE gene encoding preprotein translocase subunit SecE, with amino-acid sequence MNWLEKVKDFFASIPRFIGEVKAEMKKVSFPTRDEVVGTTIVVLVTSVVFAIYLWLADMIIVQLFKMVGS; translated from the coding sequence ATGAACTGGTTGGAAAAGGTCAAGGACTTCTTCGCTTCGATTCCTCGGTTCATCGGCGAGGTCAAGGCCGAGATGAAGAAGGTCTCGTTCCCCACTCGTGACGAGGTCGTGGGAACGACGATCGTGGTACTGGTGACGAGCGTCGTCTTCGCCATCTACCTCTGGCTGGCGGACATGATCATCGTCCAGCTCTTCAAAATGGTGGGCTCGTGA
- a CDS encoding 50S ribosomal protein L1 yields the protein MSKHGKKYRSSASKVEPKLYLLADAIKLATETAYAKFDETVEIAMRLGVDPKHADQMVRGTVLLPHGLGRTARVLVFAQGEKIKEAEEAGADYVGGEELAKKIEGGWLDFDSVVATPDMMRVVGRLGKVLGPRGLMPNPKTGTVTPDVKRAVEEIKAGKVEFRVDKTGIIHAPFGKRSFGPEKLSENANALVAAVIKAKPPAAKGKYVKSATVSSTMGPGIRVDENALAGAEE from the coding sequence ATGAGCAAGCACGGAAAGAAGTACCGCAGCTCGGCCTCCAAGGTGGAGCCCAAGCTCTATCTGCTGGCGGACGCCATCAAACTGGCGACCGAGACGGCCTACGCCAAGTTCGACGAAACGGTCGAGATCGCGATGCGGCTCGGCGTCGACCCGAAACATGCCGACCAGATGGTGCGGGGAACCGTCCTGCTGCCGCACGGGCTCGGACGGACGGCGCGCGTCCTGGTCTTCGCGCAGGGCGAGAAGATCAAGGAGGCCGAGGAGGCCGGCGCCGACTACGTCGGTGGCGAAGAGCTGGCGAAGAAGATCGAAGGCGGCTGGCTGGACTTCGATTCGGTTGTCGCGACCCCCGACATGATGCGCGTCGTCGGGCGGCTCGGCAAGGTGCTCGGCCCGCGCGGCCTGATGCCCAATCCGAAGACCGGCACGGTGACCCCCGACGTGAAGCGGGCGGTGGAGGAGATCAAGGCCGGTAAGGTCGAGTTCCGCGTCGACAAGACCGGCATCATCCACGCGCCCTTCGGCAAGCGCTCCTTCGGTCCGGAAAAGCTCTCGGAGAACGCGAACGCGCTCGTCGCCGCCGTGATCAAGGCCAAGCCCCCGGCCGCGAAGGGGAAGTACGTGAAGTCAGCGACGGTGTCGTCCACGATGGGTCCCGGGATCCGCGTCGACGAGAACGCCCTCGCGGGCGCTGAGGAGTAA
- the tuf gene encoding elongation factor Tu: MGKEKFDRTKPHVNVGTIGHVDHGKTTLTAALTKVAADKGWGKYVPYDEVAKASESQGRRDPTKILTIATSHVEYSTANRHYAHVDCPGHADYVKNMITGAAQMDGAILVVSAVDGPMPQTREHILLARQVGVPYIVVFLNKCDMVDDPELLDLVEMEVRDLLSSYQFPGDDTPIIRGAAIKALTGDPGPLGAESIIKLYEALDTYIPMPERDVDKAFLMPIEDIFSISGRGTVVTGRIERGIVKVQDEIEIVGIRPTQKSIVTGVEMFRKLLDRGEAGDNVGVLLRGTKKDDVERGQVLAKPGSITPHTVFKGEVYVLTKEEGGRHTPFFNGYRPQFYFRTTDVTGVGTLPAGTEMVMPGDNVNLSIELIAPIAMEKGVRFAIREGGRTIGAGTVTEVVK; this comes from the coding sequence ATGGGCAAGGAAAAATTCGACCGCACCAAGCCGCACGTGAACGTTGGAACGATCGGTCACGTGGACCATGGGAAGACGACGCTGACTGCGGCGCTGACGAAGGTCGCCGCTGACAAGGGCTGGGGCAAGTATGTGCCGTACGACGAGGTGGCGAAGGCTTCCGAGTCGCAGGGCCGTCGTGACCCCACGAAGATTCTGACGATCGCGACGTCGCACGTCGAGTACTCGACGGCGAACCGCCACTACGCGCACGTCGATTGCCCCGGTCACGCGGACTACGTGAAGAACATGATCACGGGAGCGGCGCAGATGGACGGCGCGATCCTGGTGGTTTCGGCGGTGGACGGCCCGATGCCGCAGACGCGGGAGCACATCCTGCTGGCGCGTCAGGTCGGCGTGCCCTACATCGTGGTGTTCCTGAACAAGTGCGACATGGTGGACGATCCGGAGTTGCTGGACCTGGTGGAGATGGAGGTTCGCGACCTGCTGTCGTCGTACCAGTTCCCGGGCGACGACACTCCGATCATCCGCGGCGCGGCGATCAAGGCTCTGACGGGCGATCCGGGTCCTCTGGGCGCGGAGTCGATCATCAAGCTGTACGAGGCTCTGGACACCTACATTCCGATGCCGGAGCGCGACGTGGACAAGGCGTTCCTGATGCCGATCGAGGACATCTTCTCGATTTCGGGTCGCGGCACGGTGGTGACGGGCCGGATCGAGCGCGGCATCGTGAAGGTGCAGGACGAGATCGAGATCGTGGGCATCCGGCCGACGCAGAAGTCGATCGTGACGGGCGTCGAGATGTTCCGCAAGCTCCTGGATCGCGGCGAGGCGGGCGACAACGTCGGAGTGCTGCTGCGCGGCACGAAGAAGGACGACGTGGAGCGCGGGCAGGTGCTGGCGAAGCCGGGTTCGATCACGCCGCACACGGTGTTCAAGGGCGAGGTGTACGTGCTGACGAAGGAGGAGGGCGGTCGTCACACGCCGTTCTTCAACGGCTACCGTCCGCAGTTCTACTTCCGTACGACGGACGTGACGGGAGTGGGGACGCTGCCGGCCGGCACGGAGATGGTGATGCCCGGCGACAACGTGAACCTTTCGATCGAGCTCATTGCTCCGATCGCGATGGAGAAGGGCGTGCGCTTCGCGATCCGCGAAGGCGGCCGCACCATCGGCGCGGGCACCGTCACCGAAGTGGTCAAGTAA
- the rplJ gene encoding 50S ribosomal protein L10: MPLTRNTKEEILGGYEEAMASAEHAFVVGFKGITVNQVNDLRSRVRKSGGQYVVIKNTLARLAVAGKPLEQVKEHFNGPTAVAYSLADPVALAKVLTDFAKDAPAVLEFKGGLVEGRPIDASQVKEIASLPSRQELLGKLLFLMQSPIQRFVRVLAASGPQRLAIVLDQVAKKKE; encoded by the coding sequence ATGCCACTGACGCGAAATACCAAGGAAGAGATCCTCGGAGGCTACGAAGAGGCCATGGCCTCGGCGGAGCATGCCTTCGTGGTGGGATTCAAGGGCATCACGGTGAACCAGGTCAACGACCTGCGCAGCCGCGTTCGCAAGTCCGGCGGGCAGTACGTGGTCATCAAGAACACACTCGCCCGTCTCGCGGTCGCCGGCAAGCCGCTCGAGCAGGTCAAGGAGCACTTCAACGGTCCGACCGCGGTGGCCTACAGCCTGGCGGATCCGGTCGCGCTCGCCAAGGTCCTGACCGATTTCGCCAAGGATGCCCCGGCGGTCCTCGAGTTCAAGGGCGGCCTGGTCGAAGGGCGGCCGATCGATGCCTCGCAGGTGAAGGAGATCGCTTCCCTGCCGAGCCGTCAGGAGCTGCTGGGGAAGCTGCTCTTCCTCATGCAGTCGCCGATTCAGCGTTTCGTTCGAGTCCTCGCGGCGTCCGGGCCACAGCGCCTTGCCATCGTGCTGGACCAGGTCGCGAAGAAAAAAGAGTAA
- the nusG gene encoding transcription termination/antitermination factor NusG, with the protein MGLGDAEKVGGAKADSPPASRHWYIVHTYSGFEERVRQHLRQRADALGYGESIGEIRIPMETIVELKGGKKRETQRKFFPGYILVEMEMNENTWHVVKNTPKVTGFVGMGKTPTPLSAEEVTQILEQVVTAKEKPKPKHVFEKGEPVKIVDGPFNNFTGVVDDVNLDRNTLKVMVTIFGRHTPVELDFLQVQKL; encoded by the coding sequence ATGGGTTTGGGCGATGCCGAGAAGGTGGGCGGCGCCAAGGCGGATTCCCCGCCGGCGAGCCGCCATTGGTACATCGTCCACACCTACTCCGGGTTCGAGGAGCGGGTGCGGCAGCATCTGCGCCAGCGTGCCGATGCCTTGGGCTATGGCGAGTCGATCGGAGAGATCCGCATTCCGATGGAGACCATCGTCGAGCTCAAGGGCGGCAAGAAGCGCGAAACGCAGCGCAAGTTCTTTCCCGGCTACATTCTCGTCGAGATGGAGATGAACGAGAACACCTGGCACGTGGTCAAGAACACGCCGAAGGTGACCGGCTTCGTCGGCATGGGCAAGACGCCGACGCCGCTCTCCGCCGAGGAAGTGACGCAGATCCTCGAGCAGGTGGTGACGGCGAAGGAGAAGCCGAAGCCCAAGCATGTCTTCGAGAAGGGCGAGCCGGTCAAGATCGTGGATGGTCCCTTCAACAATTTCACCGGTGTGGTCGACGACGTCAACCTGGACCGCAACACGCTCAAGGTCATGGTGACGATTTTCGGGCGGCACACGCCGGTCGAGCTCGATTTCCTGCAGGTCCAGAAGCTCTAG